The following coding sequences lie in one Mycoplasma crocodyli MP145 genomic window:
- a CDS encoding MSC_0882 family membrane protein — translation MRFTPLNNPEPTQVITNVISLKNLSNNKKDFDTNEEINPKVYRIIRKERRLKKINSIIWFTFLVLIALATTALLLTHLNIINSAQFGLTTIEKEKINYIGYYILFSILAITSIYFSIKNAIEFNSWKTIIKKLRNAYSINDATANFKFYDMYKKLILKGIKTTWIFIFILTFYGYFALLIFAFKYVKVNTESELITIKFNMELLLEKAFGDIKIFSIINVISLLIIAFLYVIIILIDKKRINDFQYFLGTKTIDIAEAITIQKQNLNKAFLKAYLVSVGIFIVLPIFLLLLSIYRKLKRRKK, via the coding sequence ATGAGATTTACACCTTTAAATAATCCAGAACCAACACAAGTTATAACTAATGTAATTTCTTTAAAAAACCTTTCTAACAACAAAAAGGATTTTGACACAAATGAAGAAATTAACCCAAAGGTATATAGAATAATAAGGAAAGAGAGAAGGTTAAAAAAGATAAATTCAATCATTTGATTTACCTTTTTAGTTTTAATAGCGTTGGCTACAACAGCATTGCTTTTAACTCATTTAAACATAATTAATTCTGCTCAATTTGGCTTAACCACAATAGAAAAAGAAAAAATTAATTATATTGGATATTATATTTTATTTAGTATTTTAGCCATTACATCTATTTACTTCTCAATAAAAAATGCAATAGAATTTAACTCATGAAAAACGATTATAAAAAAGTTAAGAAATGCTTATTCAATAAATGATGCAACAGCAAACTTTAAGTTTTATGATATGTATAAAAAGTTAATTCTCAAAGGAATTAAAACAACTTGAATTTTTATTTTTATACTTACTTTTTATGGTTATTTTGCTCTGTTAATCTTTGCATTTAAATATGTAAAAGTTAATACAGAATCTGAATTAATAACTATCAAATTCAATATGGAACTACTACTTGAAAAAGCCTTTGGAGATATTAAAATATTTTCAATAATCAATGTAATTTCACTTCTTATCATTGCATTTTTATATGTAATTATCATCTTAATTGATAAAAAAAGAATTAATGATTTTCAATACTTTTTAGGAACTAAAACAATAGATATTGCAGAAGCAATAACAATACAAAAACAAAACTTAAATAAAGCATTTCTAAAAGCTTATTTAGTAAGTGTTGGTATCTTTATTGTTTTACCAATCTTCTTACTTCTATTATCAATTTATAGAAAACTTAAAAGAAGAAAAAAATAA
- a CDS encoding MSC_0882 family membrane protein — MRFTPLNNPEPTQVITNVISLKHLSNNKKDFDTNEEINPKVYRIIRKERRLKKINSITWFTFLVLILLATTTLILTHLNIINFAQFGLTTIEKEKINYIGYYILFSILSIISIYFSIKNAIEFNSWKTIIKKLRNAYSINDATANFKFYDMYKKLILKGIKTTWIFIFILTFYGYFALLIFAFKYVKVNTESELITIKFNKELLLEKAFGDIKIFSIINVISLLIIAFLYVIIILIDKKRINDFQYFLGTKTIDIAEAITIQKQNLNKAFLKAYLVSVGIFIVLPIFLLLLSIYRKLKRRKK; from the coding sequence ATGAGATTTACACCTTTAAATAATCCAGAACCAACACAAGTTATAACTAATGTAATTTCTTTAAAACACCTTTCTAACAACAAAAAGGATTTTGACACAAATGAAGAAATTAACCCAAAGGTATATAGAATAATAAGGAAAGAGAGAAGGTTAAAAAAGATAAATTCAATCACTTGATTTACCTTTTTAGTTTTAATATTATTGGCAACAACAACATTGATTTTAACACATTTGAACATAATTAATTTTGCTCAATTTGGCTTAACCACAATAGAAAAAGAAAAAATTAATTATATTGGATATTATATTTTATTTAGTATTTTATCCATTATATCTATTTACTTCTCAATAAAAAATGCAATAGAATTTAACTCATGAAAAACGATTATAAAAAAGTTAAGAAATGCTTATTCAATAAATGATGCAACAGCAAACTTTAAGTTTTATGATATGTATAAAAAGTTAATTCTCAAAGGAATTAAAACAACTTGAATTTTTATTTTTATACTTACTTTTTATGGTTATTTTGCTCTGTTAATCTTTGCATTTAAATATGTAAAAGTTAATACAGAATCTGAATTAATAACTATCAAATTCAATAAGGAACTACTACTTGAAAAAGCCTTTGGAGATATTAAAATATTTTCAATAATCAATGTAATTTCACTTCTTATCATTGCATTTTTATATGTAATTATCATCTTAATTGATAAAAAAAGAATTAATGATTTTCAATACTTTTTAGGAACTAAAACAATAGATATTGCAGAAGCAATAACAATACAAAAACAAAACTTAAATAAAGCATTTCTAAAAGCTTATTTAGTAAGTGTTGGTATCTTTATTGTTTTACCAATCTTCTTACTTCTATTATCAATTTATAGAAAACTTAAAAGAAGAAAAAAATAA
- a CDS encoding Mbov_0401 family ICE element transposase-like protein — protein sequence MNKVNLTVSGATNNELNALKAYETYINDLVKEYRDNGRYKEPYKVYISYQKTKKFYTASGIINILVIQYEYINPNTNKKVRFVYYPNDEYRYMAKFKYSAQVMQDSMIDYIAGTFRKKINYPSNQLVKYWLKRENALEQLIIQNEELLNKTKEFIKLLNKDKISTQMDSDDTYNTFRVKGKFVKKMIRLRIIRIFANDDYLLKGKKQNPKKPISMVAIYDIRNLGKSADNHKAIKVINEFNSQTGLINNKMAYVCDGARALKLEASILGMDYHLDLFHLIQNIDKYIGYKKHSKNTIKNLFIDYFSPTKKERWIDLLTKSIKENDYELYKETLDELEDLRLSVQSKSIKKNITSLLTYLKSKNSGIWDNQTRKAIVSYTENNINYHYKKLIKNSLAHYTEQTTKMKVLFSNLQKNIPTIFI from the coding sequence ATGAATAAAGTTAATTTAACAGTATCAGGAGCAACAAACAATGAATTAAATGCTTTAAAAGCTTATGAGACTTATATTAATGATTTAGTAAAAGAATATAGAGATAATGGTAGATATAAAGAGCCTTACAAGGTATATATTTCATACCAAAAAACAAAGAAGTTTTACACCGCTAGTGGAATAATTAATATTCTTGTTATTCAATATGAATACATTAATCCTAATACAAATAAGAAGGTTAGATTTGTTTATTATCCTAATGATGAGTATAGATATATGGCCAAATTTAAGTATTCAGCTCAAGTTATGCAAGATTCGATGATTGATTATATAGCTGGTACATTTAGAAAAAAGATTAATTATCCAAGTAATCAACTTGTTAAATATTGATTAAAAAGAGAGAATGCTTTAGAGCAACTTATAATTCAAAATGAAGAATTGTTAAATAAAACTAAGGAATTTATTAAATTGCTAAACAAAGATAAGATATCAACGCAAATGGACTCGGATGATACATATAACACATTTAGAGTAAAAGGAAAATTTGTTAAAAAAATGATTAGACTAAGAATAATAAGGATATTTGCTAATGATGACTATCTACTTAAAGGTAAAAAACAAAACCCTAAAAAACCTATTAGTATGGTGGCTATTTATGATATAAGAAACTTAGGAAAATCTGCTGATAATCACAAGGCAATCAAAGTAATAAATGAATTCAATTCTCAAACAGGATTAATTAATAATAAAATGGCTTATGTTTGTGATGGTGCAAGAGCTTTAAAATTAGAAGCAAGTATTCTAGGAATGGACTATCATCTTGATTTATTTCACTTAATACAAAACATAGATAAATACATTGGTTATAAAAAACACTCAAAAAACACTATAAAAAACTTATTTATTGATTATTTTAGTCCAACAAAAAAAGAAAGATGAATAGACCTACTTACAAAATCAATAAAAGAAAATGATTATGAACTATATAAAGAAACATTAGATGAATTGGAAGACTTAAGATTATCAGTTCAATCAAAATCTATCAAAAAAAATATTACTAGCTTATTAACATATCTCAAAAGCAAGAATAGTGGAATATGAGATAATCAAACAAGAAAAGCAATAGTTTCTTACACTGAAAACAACATAAATTACCACTATAAAAAACTTATAAAAAACTCTTTAGCTCACTATACAGAACAAACAACAAAAATGAAAGTTCTTTTTTCTAATCTACAAAAAAATATACCAACTATTTTTATATAA
- a CDS encoding phosphoglycerate kinase gives MMKKTIDDLKLANKKVLLRVDFNVPIKDGVITSTKRITAALPTIQKVIKEGGKVILMSHLGRVKTEEDLAKRDLSPVAIELKKQLNKDVIFVNATRGKELEAAINTLKPGDVLLMQNTRYEDLNNKAESKNDLELGKYWASLGDVFVNDAFGTAHRAHASNVGISKNIKESALGYLMEKEVSALGKAINKPAHPYVAIIGGAKVSDKIQVLENLIKIADKMIIGGGMAYTFLKAQGHEIGTSLVENEFIDLAKEFLAKHGKKVILPTDHLCSVEFKDEKGTLAGLEIPADKMGLDIGPKTIEAFKEALKGAKTVVWNGPMGVTEFENFKKGTLEVAKAIASLKDVYSVVGGGDSVAAVENLKMADKFSHVSTGGGASLELLQGLELPGVVAIEDKK, from the coding sequence ATGATGAAAAAGACTATTGATGACTTAAAGTTAGCAAATAAAAAAGTTTTATTAAGAGTTGACTTTAATGTACCTATTAAAGATGGTGTAATTACTTCTACAAAACGTATTACAGCAGCTCTTCCTACCATTCAAAAAGTTATTAAAGAAGGTGGAAAAGTAATTCTTATGTCTCACTTAGGAAGGGTTAAGACCGAAGAAGATTTAGCAAAAAGAGATTTATCTCCTGTTGCTATAGAATTAAAGAAACAATTAAATAAAGATGTTATTTTTGTTAATGCAACAAGAGGAAAAGAACTTGAAGCTGCCATAAACACTTTAAAACCGGGTGATGTTTTATTAATGCAAAATACAAGATATGAAGATCTAAATAACAAAGCAGAATCAAAAAATGACCTTGAATTAGGAAAATATTGAGCTTCATTAGGTGATGTATTTGTTAATGATGCATTTGGAACAGCGCATAGAGCTCATGCTTCAAACGTTGGAATTAGCAAGAACATTAAAGAATCTGCATTAGGTTACTTAATGGAAAAAGAAGTTTCAGCATTAGGTAAAGCAATTAATAAACCGGCTCATCCATATGTTGCAATCATTGGTGGAGCCAAAGTCTCAGATAAAATTCAAGTTCTAGAAAACTTGATTAAAATAGCTGATAAAATGATTATAGGTGGTGGAATGGCTTATACATTCCTTAAAGCTCAAGGTCATGAAATTGGAACAAGTTTGGTTGAAAATGAATTCATCGATCTTGCAAAAGAATTTTTAGCAAAACATGGAAAAAAAGTTATTTTACCAACAGATCATTTATGTTCGGTTGAATTTAAAGATGAAAAAGGAACTTTAGCAGGTCTTGAAATTCCTGCTGATAAAATGGGACTTGATATTGGACCTAAAACAATTGAAGCATTTAAAGAAGCTCTTAAAGGAGCAAAAACTGTTGTATGAAACGGACCAATGGGTGTTACAGAGTTTGAAAACTTCAAAAAAGGAACCCTTGAGGTTGCTAAAGCTATAGCATCACTTAAAGATGTTTATTCAGTAGTTGGTGGCGGAGACAGTGTTGCAGCTGTTGAAAACCTAAAAATGGCAGATAAATTTTCTCATGTATCAACAGGTGGTGGTGCAAGCTTGGAATTATTACAAGGTCTTGAATTGCCTGGTGTAGTTGCAATAGAGGACAAAAAGTAA
- a CDS encoding Mbov_0399 family ICE element protein: protein MKKKIIKPTLVLTSVSLPLLTIPFGVSSSLSNNDFEAIPYQWSQTTRKDKEPGTYTLEGSIDEMFYNTVSIPITHYNYQIDKSFTTWKKTNQYLSSDKYTYFTYEKDNRSLWFKIKSSSGNVIANIPVCPAYTFDEYRNMDSVLEYVYHFDSDPRDMKFHFINQYQISSKPLSESFSLGQDYWPLTLYSANFPTNAPFIGPYKKVISAKLILSTDPAWVIRWKDSTWKSSSPNKYDYLNKYKWTIDYVEETTKTITPNNFNHWNTHINTWKKKAESKKQIFYNCYGTTINSSYSDKTTNKMKLNDYIKSFNSDNNPLKFDYETVDENTINILLYDKSTPNEKHIFLKNFKVIFDDPQPNNRDKELSNLIKTIELPKILNYKSNTIDLPTDVGASDITDSPTESHSILNNDLDTIIKNTSDSSEYLSKLNKLADEKNKLLSNQQIINYYLRNYLEQNITKNINEKIISFRNYMVETTIGFEYMKNVETNSKIKVQQSKSQNNSNIPNQIDIILEYYDVYRKQKTSKVLFSNVKVNWIPTERFKKRNLKQMLKTTGSKYKKWNKTTQEFEVKEDNGDHIEEKPDEDTYQFYSQVKVSLIGTDLDNIKIKINDKEHDLINHQWNIPLEDFSFIKNDDGSLGDNVYKIEVIRYEKNGINGLLTDKIESKYTRNIIIKDSSSTLLDLKWYAWDPENNIEQKLLISPFLTDKDNKPLKDEEGNEIKNPKYNPNINPTTGTTTEIVWVNATNEWSDLPGTIYNYSNKKSNQQHKKIESTYFLQDPKIFNEDKNKQVFGFLAEAIVIPKAVLLTIPNNDHLELKRFYCLSSEPGWTRTLYTGGGKYWLKQEFGAETGANISLNPKNPSYFSTSGLWLYSYKLPNDFSNKFKIILIGDDLKQTDTFTTKLNEMAKDYNTNYWNKFKAFNDLPNSNNNNEFNKWKLSEEYRYNTHLLATNRKVQIYPKLDTHPDITNFWLSPQGKNLLEYLYKVHSFSPEKSYSLEYDILVKYWKLYVSENSSNSNITTPIVREEKLIRIASRYNNFKDFENHLKENINDYYTSLPQIELETKITKHNELLLKSPDDQDLLYELKLMNEDLNKISNYHTKVLANTNLETRNNSKTIAIKFDFFPRIESIEIPEAFLHQTVLVKLSDITDNKQLLSTDKIIIVPPTQEINIELNNRAKSMNYQNFKKNYKRLVNDILAKHKPIIREQELLNILELDTNNPTSTGWNALLQILDVFIALPNKLEKYKQNDLLNKSQIAFILDSWNKLNIKSPKVKEEWTKITDTNKQQEILNNAKETLRELINNLPNDNLETIIEFDSNISSKLNPKTKLIDSGHIEIKWKVNSLKSSIYELKKDTNTDLKLTFSALAKDIFFITDRREINLQTYKSDELEILNLFKNELAKLLASDISNDEINITIPNDDSSDLKVLTEKELKEELKKLILSPTFNYKTDTPPEPLIFNIKPKEPNKYQEVQNPEIRVLNFVKNKIFDLSKIKNFNIKLSKPNLKDENFKHKMAKELINLVNNEIDKYNIEPKLIYNKNYWISQFVITKSKEEILKISLNEIDKLITLVLQNVNQPINAKILPIESWLSNFASFTIQLNISEDDKDYNDFVNKFSFDLTNLKIDDLILNHKYLKDEPKYQNKYFSELNNEIIDYINTQMNQSFWINGIDYQITYSISGSKFKELKRVSPNNWTDNKILLYNLVKEPNKDNKVIIRIDALSKKLINYKTINVSNNPGGITPTKFSLIQKQPLHLIWIVALFVFVLPAIVFGIIKYKNTYIKAKKLK from the coding sequence TGATAAATCCTTCACAACCTGAAAAAAGACAAATCAATATTTATCATCTGATAAATACACTTATTTTACATATGAAAAAGACAACAGATCCTTATGATTTAAAATTAAATCATCTTCTGGTAATGTAATAGCTAATATACCAGTTTGTCCTGCATATACATTTGATGAATATAGAAATATGGATTCTGTTTTAGAGTATGTATACCACTTTGATTCAGACCCAAGAGATATGAAATTTCATTTTATAAACCAATACCAAATAAGTTCAAAACCATTGAGTGAAAGCTTTAGTTTAGGACAAGATTATTGACCATTAACTTTATATAGCGCTAACTTTCCTACAAATGCACCATTTATAGGTCCATATAAAAAAGTAATAAGTGCTAAATTGATACTATCCACTGACCCAGCGTGAGTCATAAGATGAAAAGACTCTACTTGAAAATCATCATCACCCAACAAATATGATTATTTAAATAAATATAAATGAACAATTGATTATGTTGAAGAAACAACCAAAACCATAACACCAAATAACTTTAACCATTGAAATACACATATAAATACTTGAAAAAAGAAAGCAGAATCAAAAAAACAAATATTTTATAACTGCTATGGTACAACTATCAACAGTTCATATTCTGATAAGACCACTAACAAAATGAAGTTAAATGACTACATAAAATCATTCAATAGTGATAATAATCCACTGAAATTTGATTATGAAACAGTAGATGAAAACACAATTAACATTTTGTTATATGACAAATCAACACCAAATGAAAAGCACATTTTTTTAAAAAACTTTAAAGTTATTTTTGATGACCCACAACCAAACAATAGAGATAAAGAATTATCTAATTTAATAAAAACTATTGAACTACCTAAAATTTTAAACTATAAATCAAACACAATTGATTTACCTACTGATGTTGGAGCATCAGATATTACAGATTCACCCACTGAATCACATAGCATATTAAATAATGATTTAGATACAATAATTAAGAATACATCAGATAGTTCTGAATATCTAAGTAAATTAAACAAACTTGCAGATGAAAAAAACAAATTATTAAGTAATCAGCAAATAATTAATTATTATCTCAGAAACTATTTGGAACAAAATATAACCAAAAACATAAATGAAAAAATTATTTCATTTAGAAATTATATGGTTGAAACAACAATTGGGTTTGAATATATGAAAAATGTTGAAACTAATTCCAAAATTAAAGTACAGCAATCCAAATCTCAAAATAATTCTAATATACCTAACCAGATTGACATTATTTTAGAATACTATGATGTTTATAGGAAACAAAAAACATCAAAAGTATTATTTTCAAATGTCAAAGTAAATTGAATACCAACTGAAAGATTTAAGAAAAGAAACTTAAAACAAATGTTGAAAACAACTGGTTCAAAGTATAAAAAGTGAAATAAGACAACCCAAGAATTTGAAGTTAAAGAAGATAATGGTGACCATATTGAAGAAAAACCAGATGAAGATACATATCAATTTTATTCACAAGTTAAAGTTAGCCTTATAGGAACTGATTTAGATAACATAAAGATTAAAATCAATGATAAGGAACATGATTTAATTAATCATCAATGAAATATTCCTCTTGAAGATTTTTCTTTCATAAAGAATGATGATGGTTCACTTGGTGATAATGTTTATAAAATAGAAGTAATTAGATATGAAAAAAATGGAATAAATGGTCTATTAACAGATAAAATAGAAAGTAAATATACAAGAAATATCATAATAAAAGATAGTTCATCAACATTACTAGATTTAAAATGATATGCTTGAGACCCGGAAAATAACATAGAACAAAAACTTCTAATTTCTCCTTTTTTAACAGATAAAGATAACAAACCTTTGAAAGATGAAGAAGGCAATGAAATAAAGAACCCAAAGTATAACCCTAACATAAACCCTACTACTGGAACCACAACAGAAATTGTTTGAGTTAATGCAACAAATGAATGAAGTGATTTACCAGGAACTATTTATAATTATTCAAACAAAAAGTCAAATCAACAACACAAAAAAATTGAAAGCACTTATTTTTTACAAGACCCCAAAATATTTAATGAAGATAAGAATAAACAAGTATTTGGTTTTCTTGCAGAAGCCATAGTTATACCTAAAGCCGTCTTGTTAACAATTCCAAATAATGACCATCTTGAATTAAAAAGATTTTACTGTTTAAGTAGTGAACCTGGTTGAACCAGAACTTTATACACTGGTGGTGGTAAATATTGGTTAAAACAAGAATTTGGTGCTGAAACAGGAGCCAATATTAGTTTAAACCCTAAAAATCCATCGTACTTTTCAACATCTGGTTTGTGATTATACTCATATAAGCTTCCTAATGATTTTTCAAATAAGTTCAAAATTATATTAATTGGTGATGATCTTAAACAAACTGATACTTTTACAACAAAGTTAAATGAAATGGCTAAAGATTACAACACTAATTATTGAAACAAATTTAAAGCTTTCAATGATTTACCTAATTCAAACAATAACAATGAATTTAATAAGTGAAAACTAAGTGAAGAATATAGATACAATACACACTTGTTAGCAACAAATAGAAAAGTTCAAATATATCCAAAGTTAGATACTCACCCTGATATAACAAACTTTTGGTTAAGCCCTCAAGGTAAAAACCTTTTGGAATATTTATATAAAGTTCATTCTTTTAGTCCTGAAAAATCTTATTCTTTAGAATATGATATATTAGTTAAATATTGAAAACTATATGTATCTGAAAATTCTTCTAATTCAAATATTACTACACCAATTGTAAGGGAAGAGAAACTGATTAGAATAGCATCAAGGTATAATAACTTTAAAGATTTTGAAAATCACTTAAAGGAGAACATTAATGATTATTACACTTCTTTACCTCAAATAGAACTTGAAACCAAGATAACTAAACACAATGAATTGCTTCTTAAGTCTCCTGATGACCAAGACTTATTATATGAACTTAAATTAATGAATGAAGATTTAAATAAGATATCAAATTATCATACAAAGGTTTTAGCAAACACAAACCTCGAAACAAGAAACAATAGTAAAACTATTGCTATAAAATTTGATTTTTTTCCAAGGATTGAAAGTATAGAAATTCCTGAAGCATTCCTTCACCAAACTGTTCTAGTAAAATTAAGTGATATAACAGATAATAAGCAACTTCTTTCAACAGATAAAATTATTATTGTTCCACCAACACAAGAAATAAATATAGAACTTAACAATAGAGCAAAATCAATGAATTATCAAAACTTCAAAAAAAACTATAAAAGACTTGTTAATGATATCTTGGCTAAACACAAGCCAATTATTAGAGAGCAAGAATTATTAAATATTTTAGAACTTGATACTAATAATCCTACATCAACAGGTTGAAATGCCTTACTTCAAATACTAGATGTATTTATTGCTCTACCAAATAAACTAGAAAAGTATAAACAAAATGATTTACTTAATAAAAGCCAAATTGCATTTATTTTAGATAGTTGAAATAAACTTAATATAAAATCTCCAAAAGTAAAAGAAGAATGAACCAAAATAACTGATACCAACAAACAACAAGAAATATTAAATAATGCTAAAGAAACATTAAGAGAGTTGATTAATAATTTGCCTAATGATAACCTTGAAACTATTATAGAATTTGATTCGAATATTAGTTCAAAACTAAATCCTAAAACAAAACTCATTGATTCAGGTCATATTGAAATCAAGTGAAAAGTTAATTCCTTAAAATCATCAATTTATGAACTAAAGAAAGATACTAACACTGATTTAAAACTAACATTTAGTGCCTTGGCTAAGGATATATTTTTCATCACTGATAGAAGAGAGATAAATTTACAAACATATAAAAGTGATGAATTAGAAATTCTTAATTTATTTAAAAATGAGCTTGCAAAGTTATTGGCATCAGATATATCAAATGATGAAATTAATATAACAATACCGAATGACGATTCAAGTGATTTAAAAGTGTTAACAGAGAAAGAGTTAAAAGAGGAACTTAAAAAACTAATATTAAGCCCTACATTTAACTATAAAACAGATACTCCACCAGAACCTTTAATTTTTAACATTAAACCAAAAGAACCTAATAAATACCAAGAAGTACAAAATCCTGAAATTAGAGTTCTAAATTTTGTAAAAAATAAAATTTTTGACTTGTCTAAAATAAAGAACTTTAATATTAAATTGAGTAAACCTAACTTAAAAGATGAAAATTTTAAGCATAAAATGGCTAAAGAATTAATAAATCTTGTAAATAATGAGATTGATAAATATAATATTGAACCTAAACTTATATACAATAAAAATTATTGAATAAGTCAGTTTGTTATTACAAAATCAAAAGAAGAAATTCTAAAAATATCATTAAATGAGATTGATAAATTGATAACGCTAGTATTACAAAATGTTAATCAGCCAATTAATGCAAAAATACTTCCAATTGAAAGTTGATTATCTAATTTTGCTTCATTTACCATTCAACTAAATATTTCAGAAGATGATAAAGATTATAATGACTTTGTTAACAAATTTTCTTTTGATTTAACAAATCTTAAGATAGATGACCTAATTCTTAATCATAAATATTTAAAAGATGAGCCAAAATATCAAAATAAATATTTTAGTGAATTAAATAATGAAATAATTGACTATATTAACACACAAATGAACCAATCTTTTTGAATTAATGGAATTGATTATCAAATAACATATTCAATAAGTGGCTCAAAATTTAAAGAATTAAAAAGAGTTTCACCTAACAATTGAACTGATAACAAAATTCTTTTATATAACCTCGTTAAGGAACCTAACAAAGATAATAAAGTAATCATTAGAATTGATGCTTTATCTAAAAAATTAATAAACTATAAAACTATTAATGTTTCAAATAACCCAGGTGGAATTACTCCAACAAAATTTAGTTTAATACAAAAACAACCATTACATCTTATTTGAATAGTTGCTTTATTTGTTTTTGTATTACCTGCAATAGTATTTGGAATTATTAAATATAAAAACACATACATTAAAGCCAAAAAACTTAAATAG